GAGCTGGGAGTAGTTTGCTAAATGGAATACAATGAATTGCCGTCTCCGATGCTCTCATGCCCCCATGCCTTTCTCCACGATCGACCAAACCCTATTGACTTTTAATTACTGTTTAGCTATATAATAATTTATAGACATGAAAACAAACAGCTAGTGCGAGTTGCACGGGCGAAGTCGAAAATTAAGAATCGGAGGTACTCATGCCGGAAATGTTTTCTCCTGAGTGGATGCAAACCTACAAGGAAAAATGGAATGCCGAGCCAGAACTGAAGGATGCACTGGCGAAAATTAATTTTACCTCTACAATTGGCTACGGATTTAAAGGCGAAGACAGCCCCAAAGGTGTTTTGGTGGTAGAAAACGGAGAAGCCGTTCATGCTGGTGCCTACGAAGGGCAAGAGTTAAACTGGGACTTGCGCGCTACTCCAGAAGACTGGCAAAAGTGGTTTGATA
This Geitlerinema sp. PCC 9228 DNA region includes the following protein-coding sequences:
- a CDS encoding SCP2 sterol-binding domain-containing protein; this encodes MPEMFSPEWMQTYKEKWNAEPELKDALAKINFTSTIGYGFKGEDSPKGVLVVENGEAVHAGAYEGQELNWDLRATPEDWQKWFDKGLNMMGLGSAYMQGKLKFLKGDYGAMIKDPRMAGPFIKTFSVMGTI